CGCGCGGGTCATTCCCGAGGATCGCCTGGGCCATGGACAGGGCGCGCGCCCGCAGCGCCGCGCCCGGCGCCGGCTCGCCCGAGGGCGGCGGCGCGGCGGCGTCGCCGCCGAGGATCAGGTCCCATTGGCGATCCAGTGGCCCCGGGTCCTGGGTGGTCGAGGGCAGCCAGCCGAGCAGCGAGAGGCGGTCGGCCAGGTCGCGCGGCAGGGGCAGCAGCAGGGCGGCCAGGGCGGCGGGGCCCAGCGGCTCGAGCTCGCGCGCCGGGTAGACCCCGCGGTGTCCGGCCAGCAGCCGGGCGTAGAGGTCCGCCAGCACGCCCTCCTCGCAGCGGCGGCGCAGTTCCGCGGTGCCCGTGCGGATGGTCTGTGCCAGTGCCGCCGGCGTCAGGGCCGCGGGCGGGATGGCCGTGGGCGCCAGAGTGAAGAACAGGCGCCCGGCGAAGGGGTCGAGCACGCCGTCCCGCCACGCCGAATCGTCGCGGTCCGCCGCCAGCGGCAGCAGGACCAGGGCGCCCAGGGCGGCGGGCAGGTCGGCCGGGCGCGCCCACTCCAGCACCTGCTTTTCCCGCTCCAGCACGGGGGGGCGCCCCTGGTGCTGCGGCGCCCAACAGCGCACGGCCTGGTGCAGCCCGGCGCGACTGTGCCACAGCAGGGTGTCGCGGACCACGTCCTCGGCCCCCAGCGCCAGCTCCCGGGCCAGGTCCGAGGTCGGGCCGGAGCAGCCGGGGCTGGCGGCGAGCCACTGGAACGCCGGCGCGCCCCCGGACTCCCTGCCGAGGACACCGTGCTCGCAGGTGAGCGGAGGGGGCCTGCGCGGCAGGCCGGCCAGGGCGGGCCAGGACCAAAGTTGTTCCAGATCAGTCATGATGCCTTGGACTCCTGGGGGCCGGTCATGGGCGCTCCAGGCCGAGCGTGCGCAGTTGCTCGGCCAACTGGCGGCGCAGGCGCGCCGGGGGTGGTTGCTCCAGTGGCAGCCCCTGGACCGTGGCGACCAGGGCCCGGACCTGCGGGTCCGCGCCGCGCCGGGCCTGCCGCTCCAGGACCTGCAGGGTCTCGCCGATCTCGCGCGCGGCCAGGCGTTGCGCCTGGCGCTCCAGCAATCGCAACAGCCGCTCGGCCTCCTGCAACTGCCCCGCCTCGGCGCCGCGCGGCCAGCGGGTCTGCGCCGGCGGGTGGACCAGGGCCTCGACCCGGCCATAGAGGTCCGGACAGTAGCCCTGGAGAAAGAGCCCATTGAAGCGGCGCAGCCGCTCGCCCAGGGCCTCGCGGCGCGCCTGCAATTGCCGGGCGGCGGCGGCGATCCGCTGCTCGATATGCCGCGCGTTCTCGATCAGTTCGCGCAGCGCGGTGAGTCGCTCCACCGGGTCGGCCGGGGCGTCCGGGCGCCACTGCTGCAACTGCCGCAGCATGGCCTCGCGGTCGTCGCGGTCGTGGCGGCCGAGCGGTGCGGCGGGGATCAGCTCCAGCACCTGCCGCAACTGCGCGGCACTGGCCGTCAGGGACTGCTCCTCGTCGGCCGCCAGCGACTCGAGTGCGACGAGCCGGGTGCGGACCTGCCCCAGGGTGTCGTCGATCCGGCCCAGGCCCTCGTCCGGCGCCGCGGGGATCGCCGCCAGGTCCAGTCCCGCCGCGGCGATACGCTCCGGGGTCAGCACCGCCAGCAGTTGGTCGATTCGCCGGTTGGCTGCCTCGATCGCCTCCCGACCGACCTGGGCGAAGCGGGCCTCGGCGCCGCTCAGCAGCCGCTCCTGCTGCGCCAGTTGGGCGTCGGCGGCGCCTGACGCCTGGTTGCCCACCGTCATCGTCGGAACCACGATCCCCAACCCGGGCGCGCGCTCCGCCAGCCAGCACCGACGCCGTTCCAGGTCCGCGTGTGCCGCTGCAAGCGCGGCGTCGTCCTCATGGAGCGCCGCCTCCAATGCCTCCAGGTCCGCCCGCAACCCGCGCGCCCCTTCCACTTGGTTGAGCAGGCTCAGCGGGTCGGCACCCGGGCCGGTGCGCGCGAGGCGCGCGAAGTCATCGCGCAGCCGGGCCAGCTCCGCGTCGCGCGCCGGCTGGCGCGGGGTCGCACCCAGGGCCTCCAGGCGCGTCCGGCAGTCCCCCAGGTCGGCGCTGAAGGTCGCCAACAGGGCCGTCTCGGAGCGCTTCACGCGGTTGCGGAAGGCCTCGTCGGCGTCCCGCAACTGCTCGCACCAGTCCTCGTGGTCGCGGGGATTGTCCGGTGTCTCGGCGCTGAGATCCTGGACCAGTTCGTCGAGGTCCGGATCGGCCCCCACCAATTGCGCAAACAGGGCGCAGCGCGCCCCCAGGTCCGCGAGCCCGGCGCGGCGGCGCTCGGCGGCGCGCCCCACCAGGTCCTGCTCCAGGGCGCGCGCCTGCTCGAACAGTTCCTCGAAGGTCCGATCATCCTCCCCGGGCCAGTCCTTGCGCCTGGCCGTGAAGCGCTCGGCCAGGGCGTCGCCGGCGTCGCAGTCCTCGCCCAGGGCCCGGGCCCAGCGCGGCAGGGCCTTGATGATCAACTGCGTTTGGGTGATCTCGCGCGGTTGCTCGCGGCTCGCCAACTGCTCCAGCGGGTCCACCAGGGCCTTGACCTCGGCCTGCCACTCCGGGGTCGGCCCGGTGCGGCAGAGCCGCTCGCCAAGCTCCGGCAGGGCCGCCTCCAGGGCCGCGGTGCGGCTGGAGGCGCGAATCCGGGTCAGCACTGTCTCGGCGCTGAGCCACAGGGCCAGGGCCTGCGTGAGCCGCGCGCTCGCGACCCCCGTCGTCTCGCAACGACGCTGATCGACCATCAGGTCGTCGTCGGTCCGCACCTGCCGGCCCAGGCGGCGCGTCTCCGCACCCAGGTGCCCCAGCATCGCGGGGATGCAGTCCGGCTCGCGCAGCCCCGGGGCCGCGATCCGCTCCAGGGATTGCGCGGCCGCGGCCAACTGCCCCTCGATCCGGGCGAGCCGGTCGAAGAGCCCGTGCAGCGCCTCGCCGCGCGCCGCCAGCGCCGCCACCCGGGGGGCCAGCCGTGGCGTGCTCTGACCCCGGCCCAGGACCCCGCGCCATGACAGGGCACCCTCGACCTCGGCCAGCAGCGCCGTGAGTTCACGGTGAAAGGACTCGGCGCGCGGCGGCACCGCCGCGGCGCAGGCCAGCAGGCGGTCGCGCAGGTCGATCAGAAGGGCTCGGTTGTTTGTTGCCACGCTGGTTACGTCGGTTGCCCACGAAGATGATTTGGCCGCAAATGAACGCAAATGGACGCAAATAAGAAAAAAACGATTGTAGGGTGGATAAGCGTAGCGCATCCACCACCAACACCGCTGACGGCACTCCGGCTTACTCGTCCCAGGGATTGACGACCCGTAGCGAGGGCAGCGTGAAGTCGGCCAGGTTGCGGGTCATCAGGGTGAGGCCATGCACCAGTGCGCTTTTCAACTCGGATAAGGCGTTGGTATCGATGAGCCAACTCACAGTTCGACCTCGCGCGTGAGGCTCTGATCGCGCACCAACTCCAGGTCATCCGCCCCGTATAGAGGAGAGCGCCGCATGAACTCCACCAGCGATTCGCGCGGTTTGGTCAACCGGTCGAACTCGACGCGAGACAACACCACCACCGCGGGCTCACCGCGTAAGGTGATCTCCTGCGGCTCATGCTCGCACGCCAGCCGTACCACCTCGCTGAAGCGGGCCTTGGCATCTTGTAACGCCCATTGACGCATGGAAAATCCTCCGGGACTGGTCAGTCTGATCAGTATACGGCAGGAACCAGGCAGCAGGGTCTGAGTCGCCGTCGGACAGGTGCGCAACCGGTGGGTGGAGGCGCCGCCCTCAACCCCCCAACACCCGCCGCAGGACCTCCACCGCCTCGCCGCGGCTCAGCCGGCGCTCGACCGAATGGCGGGTGGCGGCGATCGCGGGCGGGGATTGCAGGCACAGGGGACAACCGGCCGCGGCGGCACAGGGGCATTCGGCCAGCCAGTCGCGGGTGTACGCGAGCAGCCGGCGCAGCAGGTCGTCGTCGTCATTGAGCGCATCGATCAGCCCGAGGCCCTGGGGATGGAGGTCCAGGATCACCAGGCCGGACTCGCGGCGTCGGCCAACCTTGAGCCCCTGCGCGGCCATGACCAGGACCGCGTCTTCCTCCACCCCGACATGGACCGCCAACACCTGACCCAGGGCCGCGGCGATGGAGTGCAGGGCGGCGGGGGCCTCGTCCAGGTCCTCGGCGAGGAAGCGCAGCAGCAGCCCCTGGGTGGGGAAGGCCAGGCTCTCGATGGGCTCGCCCCACAGGGGCTCGCTGCGGCGCAAGGCACCGTGGCGCTCGGGCCGGACCTCGATGATGCCGGTCACCTCCTCCTCGTACCAGGTCTGGATCACGACCTTGTTCAGGCCGCCCTGGTCGAGGAAGACCTGGTTGTGGCGGGTGTCGACCTGGGTGCGGCGCAGGCGCGGCTCACTCACCCGCCAGGTCAGTGCCGGGTCATCGGTGCGGGTGCAATAGAGAACGCCTGCGCGCCTGATGGCCGCTGCGCTGGTCGCGGGCCAGGGGTTCATGCGGTAGGACTGACCCGCGACCTGGAAGACGCGCCGGGGATAGGCAACGATGGTGGCGCGTTCCGGGTCGATGCGCTGGAGCAGGGCCAGGGCCCCCCCGGCCTCGCGCAGGACCACCGAGACCAACTGATCGCCCACGGTGTCCAGGGGCCCCGGGCGATACTGCGCCGCCGAACTGCGATAGCCGGTATCGACCTTGAGAACAAGGTTGTCGTCCAGAAAACGGACGTCGCGCCGCGCGATCTCGTGGCGGTTGGCGAGTTCCTCCAAGACCGGGTCGAGGATCGCGTCGCGCCACTGGAAGGTATCGAGCAGCCCGCTCGCCACGGCCTCCATCTCGCGCAGGGCAAGCAGCAGATGGCGGCGCACGATCGCCGGCTGCGGCACCCCGGGGACCAACCGCCGCACGCGCCGGAAGAAGGCCTCGGGGTCCTGCGCCAACTGCGCCAGGAGGTGCCGCACATAGGGGTTGCCGGGCGCCGCGAGCAGGCCCACCTGGTGGGTCGGCAA
The DNA window shown above is from Candidatus Thiodictyon syntrophicum and carries:
- a CDS encoding TRAFAC clade GTPase domain-containing protein; amino-acid sequence: MTDLEQLWSWPALAGLPRRPPPLTCEHGVLGRESGGAPAFQWLAASPGCSGPTSDLARELALGAEDVVRDTLLWHSRAGLHQAVRCWAPQHQGRPPVLEREKQVLEWARPADLPAALGALVLLPLAADRDDSAWRDGVLDPFAGRLFFTLAPTAIPPAALTPAALAQTIRTGTAELRRRCEEGVLADLYARLLAGHRGVYPARELEPLGPAALAALLLPLPRDLADRLSLLGWLPSTTQDPGPLDRQWDLILGGDAAAPPPSGEPAPGAALRARALSMAQAILGNDPRALPQAAPARAPTPIPTKLTLWGPSGSGKTVFLGQLYWQLSGSRQDDWVVYPGETGLDFLELMRDTMYSRNAFPPGTTLGSALAIVCHLVHRHTGERVTLALEDRAGADYEGLHQEVQERLLAADGIILLLDPKRQDDRVFNEVSHTFERLLLAAGRVAQQDPRPVAVCVTKADELIETPDDYRCALTDPAGFAAAHIDQRLHHYLETRFARFALFPVSAAGVRMRFGAIEPVVFYDELLRPRINCGQPFNLLAPIDWLIRQVAV
- a CDS encoding type II toxin-antitoxin system Phd/YefM family antitoxin, which gives rise to MRQWALQDAKARFSEVVRLACEHEPQEITLRGEPAVVVLSRVEFDRLTKPRESLVEFMRRSPLYGADDLELVRDQSLTREVEL